Genomic segment of Streptosporangium sp. NBC_01755:
CGCACCAGCCCTACGAGACCTACCCGGCGATCCTCAAGGCGGCCGTCAGGAAGGCCGGCGGCGTCGCGCAGTTCGCCGGCGGCGTGCCCGCGATGTGCGACGGCATCACCCAGGGCCGGGCGGGCATGGAGCTGTCGCTCTACAGCCGCGAGGTCATCGCGATGGCCACCGCGATCGCGCTCTCGCACGACATGTTCGACGCCTCCCTCATGCTCGGCGTCTGCGACAAGATCGTTCCCGGCCTGCTGATCGGGGCGCTGCACTTCGGCCACCTGCCCGCGGTGTTCGTCCCCGCCGGGCCGATGACCTCCGGCCTGCCCAACAAGGTCAAGGCCCGCACCCGGCAGCTGTTCGCCGAGGGCAAGGTCGGCAGGGGCGAGCTGCTCGACGCCGAGGCGAAGTCCTACCACTCCCCCGGCACCTGCACCTTCTACGGCACCGCCAACTCCAACCAGGTCATGATCGAGGTCATGGGCCTGCACCTGCCGGGCTCGACCTTCGTCAACCCGCACACCGAGCTGCGCGAGGCCCTGACGAAGGAGGCGGGCAGGCGGGCGGTGGCGCTGACCGCGCACGGCGACGAATACACCCCGGTGGGCGAGGTCGTCGACGAGAAGGCGATAGTCAACGCCTGCGTGGCGCTGCTGGCGACCGGCGGCTCGACCAACCACACGATGCACATCGTCGCCATCGCCGCGGCGGCGGGCATCGAGCTCCTCTGGGACGACCTGGCCGCGCTGTCGAAGGTCGTGCCGCTGCTGACCCGCATGTACCCCAACGGCCAGGCGGACGTGAACCACTTCCAGGCCGCGGGCGGCATGCAGGTGCTCATCGGCGACCTACTGGACTCCGGGCTGCTCCACGGCGACGTGCTGACCGTCGCCGGGCGCGGGCTGGACCACTATCGCTCGGCCGTCGAGCTCAAGGACGGCGAGCTGGTCTGGCAGGAGCGCACCGAGGGCAGCACCGACCTGGACGTGCTGCGCCCGGTCTCCGACGCGTTCTCCGCCGACGGCGGCATCCACATGCTCAACGGCAATCTGGGGCGCGCGGTCAGCAAGGTCTCCGCGGTCAAGGACGAACACCTGGTCATCGAGGCCCCCGCCAAGGTCTTCGACGACCAGCTGGAGCTGCTGCGCGCCTTCGACGCGGGCGAGCTCGACGGGCAGGACTTCGTGGCGGTCATCCGCTACCAGGGGCCGAGCGCGAACGGCATGCCCGAGCTGCACAAGCTCACCCCGCCGATGGCGGTGCTGCTGGACCGGGGACAGCGGGTGGCGATCGTCACCGACGGCCGCATGTCCGGCGCGTCGGGCAAGGTTCCCGCCGCCATCCACCTGTCGCCGGAGGCCGCCGACGGCGGCCCCATCGCGCTGGTGCTGGACGGCGACCCGATCCGCCTCGACGCCGCCGCCGGCACCCTGGAGCTGCTGGTCCCCGCCGACGAGCTGACCGCCCGGTCCCCTCATGGCGCGCCGCTCACCGACGCCCAGTGGGTGGGCACCGGCCGCGAACTGTTCGGCGCCTTCCGCCACACGGTGGGCCCGGCCGAGCGCGGCGCGGGCATCTTCGCCCTGAACGGCTACGCCGAGGCCGTCGCGGACGGCGGCCGGGCATGATCGCGCGCACCCTCCCTCCGATACGACCCGCGAAGGAGATCATGTGAGCCTTCCCTGGCTCGTCGCGGACGTCGGCGGCACCAACGCCCGGTTCGGGCTGGTCACCGAGCCCGGCGGTCAGCCCGATACAGTGGCCGTGCTCGCGGGCGCGGAACACGACGGCCTCCCCGAAGCCGTAGCCGCCTATCTCGCAGACCATGCGAGCGGAGTTCGGCCGGGAGCCGCGTGCGTCGCGATCGCGGGGCCCGTGGAGGGCGACCGCTACCGGCTCACCAACGCCGGATGGACAGGGTCGGTGCGCGAGCTGGGCATCCCGAACGCCTGGTTGCTCAACGACTTCGAGGCCCTGGCCGCGTCCCTGCCGTACCTGCGGGGCGAGGACCTGGTCTGTCTGGGCGGCCCGGAGCCCTCACGCGGCGTCAAGGCCGTACTCGGCCCCGGAACCGGCCTCGGCGTGGGCGGCCTGGTACCCGCCGCCGAGGGCTGGGTGCCGATCCCCGGGGAGGGCGGCCACGTCACCATGCCGCTCCTCGACGAGCGCGACCACGAGATCGTCCGGGCGCTGCGCGCGGACGGCCTGGAGCACGTGGTGGCCGAGCACCTGCTCTCCGGGCCGGGGCTGTCACGCCTGCACCGGGGGCTCGCCCTCGTCCGCGGGATGAACGCGCCAAGACTGTCGGCCTCCGACATCGTGGCCCGGATGGACGACTCGCTGTGCGCGCAGACCGTCGAGGTCTTCTGCGCCATGCTCGGCACCTTCGCCGGCAACGTCGCCCTGACCCTCGGCGCCCGGGGCGGGATCTACCTGGGCGGCGGCGTGCTGCCGCGTATCGTGGACCGGGTCCGCTCCAGCGACTTCCGCCGCCGCTTCGAAGCCACCCCCACCCTGAACGACTACCTTTCCGGCATCGCCACCACGCTGATCGTGGCCCCACAGCCCGCCCTGGCCGGCGCGGCGGCGTGGCTGAACCAGCGCCTGTCCAACCTGGAGTACGTGTGAGTAGCCTGCTCGACATCGCCCCCGTCATCCCGGTCGTCGTGATCGACGACCCGGAGACCGCGGTCCCCCTGGCCCGCGCCCTGGTCGCGGGCGGCCTGCCGGTCATCGAGGTCACCCTCCGCACCCCCGCCGCCCTGGACGCCATCGCGCGCATCGCCGCCGAGGTCCCCGAGGCGGTGATCGGCGCGGGCACCGTCCGCACCCCGGCCGACGTGGCCGCCTCGGTGGCGGCCGGTTCCGCGTTCCTGGTCAGCCCGGGAACCACCCCGAAGCTGGTCGACGCCCTGGAGGCCGGCGGGGTGCCGTTCCTGCCCGGCGCGGCGACCGCGTCCGAGGTCATGGCACTGGCCGAGCGCGGGGTGACCGAGATGAAGTTCTTCCCGGCCGAGGCCGCCGGCGGCCTGCCCTACCTGAAGGCGCTCGGCGGCCCGCTGCCGCAGATCAGGTTCTGCCCCACGGGCGGCATCAGGCCCGCGACCGCCCCCGAATACCTCGCACTGCCGAACGTCGGCTGCGTGGGCGGGACCTGGCTCACCCCCGCCGACGCGCTCGCCACCGGTGACTACGCGCGGATCGAGAAACTGGCCACCGAGGCGGCCGCCCTCCGCCGCTAGCAGGGGGCCGGCGCCGCGTGGTCACCGGAGAGTCTCCTCTCGGTGACCACGCCACCGGCCGGATTCCCTTAACCTTGAACAAACGAGGGGAGTACTTCCCAAGAACCGCCCCGGTCAATACGGACGCTCTGCGGCGTCCCCGGACGGTTGCCCGCGAGGTGCGGGTGAAGGAGACCTCGAATGACCGAGCGCATTCGAGGAGTGAGCATGCCCACCGACGGTCTCCCGCCCCGGCAGGTACCGCCTTCCCGGCTTTCCTCCGCACGGACGCCGTCCCCTCCGGCGCCCGCCGGATCGGCGGCGAACTCGATTCCGCCGTGGGAGGCCCGCGAGACGCATTATGGGGTGAGTCCCCTTTCCTGCGAGGTGCACGTGATGGCCACCACACCGGCCAGCCGGTCCTTTGTCGAGGATCTGCACTATCCGGCGGGATCGCTGGTGCTCCTCGCGGGGCTCCCCGGCGCGGGCAAGAGCACCCTGCTCGACCGGCTGTACGGACTGCGCGGCGACGAGAGGGAACCGGTCCACGCCGGTGAGGTCCGCGTCGTCGACTCGCGCCAGTCCCGCAACTGGTGGGCCCGCTACCTCGGCCCGATCCCGCCGCGAGCCCGCATCCCGCTGGTGCACACCACCCACGTGGTGCGGATCGCCCGCGCCCTGCTGAAGGGGCACGGCGTCGTCGCGCACACCCGCGGCACATGGCCGCACATCCTCTACGGCTTCGCATGGCTGGCGCGCAGGGTCGGCAGCGAGATCCACCTGATCCTGCTCGACGTGGAGCCGGGCACGGCACGCGACGGACAGTTCTCGCGCGGCCGGGTCGTCACGGACACCACCTTCGCCCGGCACTGCCGCCGCTGGCGGGTGCTCATCGAGCGTGCCCGCAGCGGCGTGCTCCCTCCGGCCACGGGCGTCACGATCCTCGATCGTCCCGCCGCGGACCTGCTCCGGGCCATCCGCTTCGACGAGCGGCCCCCCACCCGGCGAGACGGATGACTTTACCTCCGCCTGGCTCTGCGCATTCCCCTCCCAGGGCAGGTTCAGAACAACCGGGAGGAACACATGATCGACGTACTGGCTCTCGCCGAGGAACATCTCGCCCTCGCCAGGGAGAGCGCGCACGGCCGTAGCGCCCACACCTACCTCAACGAGGGCACGCTACGCCAGGCGGTCATCGTGCTGACCGCGGGGACGGTCCTCGGTGACCACGACGCCCCGCCGGCCGCGAGCCTGCACGTCCTGTCGGGGCGGGTACAGATCGTCGAGGAGGGGCAGAGCATCGAACTCGGCACGGGGCAGGCCGCCCCGATCCCACAGCGACGGCACTCTCTGAAGGCCGACGAGGATTCCGCGGTCATCCTCACCAGTGTCGTCAACATCTCCGAGTGAGATCGGCCGGGTGACATCCAGCGGGTAGCCGTCGTCCTCACCCGTTCGATCCCGGCGGCCCCCGTTCGCGGGACGCGGCGACCCACCCGTGGAGGTCGCCGGTGACCGGGCCGCCCCGCCCTCCGTCAGGCGAGGGACCGGCAGAGACGGGGGACCGCGACACCGATGGGATCGTCGATCACCTCGTCGGCCAGGTGGTCGTAGGGGTCAGACCTTTCACCGGCGAGCATGTCTAACGGTTGACCAGCGGACCCGAGCCGGTCGAGCGGCGTACGACGAGCTCGGGCTGGAACATCAGCTCTACGTGCTTGGCGCGGACTCCGTTGATCTCCTCCAGGAGGGTGACCACCGCCGCCGAGGCCATGGCGCCGATGGGCTTGCGCACGGTGGTCAGCGGCGGGTCGGTGAACGCGATCAACGGCGAGTCGTCGAACCCCACCACCGACACCTCCCCCGGCACCGAAAGACCCCGGTCACGGCAGGCCCGGATCACGCCCAGCGCCATCAGGTCCGACGCGCACACGATCCCCGTGCAGCCGCGCTCAAGCAGCTGCGCCGCCGCCGCCTGACCTCCCTCCACGGAGAACAGCGAATGCGAGATCAGTTCGTCGACGTCCGTCGCCCCCAGCAGCTGCGCCATCGCCCGCCGGTACCCCTCGATCTTCCTGATCACCGGCACGAACCGGCCGGGGCCGACGGCCAGGCCGATCCGCTCGTGCCCCAGGTCGACCAGGTGCTGAACCGCCAGCCGTGCCGCGGCCCGGTCGTCAGGAGAGATGAAGGGGGCATCGATCCGCTCGCTGTAGCCGTCGAGCAGGACGATCGGCAGCCCGCGCTCGGCCAGGCGGGTGTAACGGTCCATCTTGGCCGTGGTGTCGGCGTGCAGCCCGGAGACGAAGACGATGCCGCTGACCCCGCGCTCCACGAGCAGCTCGGTGAACTCGTCCTCGACCGCGCCGCCGGGCAGCTGGGTGCAGAGCACCGGGGTGTAGCCGTGCTGGGTCAACGTCTTCTCAAACGCCTGGGCGAACGCCGGGAAGATCGGGTTGTCCAGTTCCGGGGTGACCAGGCCGATCAGCCCGTTGCTGCGCTGACGCAACCGCTGCGGGCGCTCGTACCCCATCAGGTCGAGCGCGGCCAGCACCGCCTGCCTGGTCGCCTGCGACACGCTGGGTTTGCCGTTGAGCACCCGGCTGACCGTGGCCTCGCTGACCCCGGCCTGCGCGGCGATGTCGGCCAGCCGGATCGCCGTCCCGTCGGAGCGGGAGCGTGAGGTCTGCGCGAGCTCACCGTCCATCAAGGAGTCACCCCACCATGTGGCCGAACCAGGCGCAAACCGATCGGCATCCGACACCCGCAGTGAAATTCGTTTCTGCAACTTTTCGCAAACTGTAACATCCCATCCCTCGCACTGGCATTTCGGTAAAGCTCTTCGGTCGCGACTAACCGTCACGTGCAGGAAATGGAGAAGTAACCTTCGGATGAGCAATTTCTAATGACATCTATGGACACACGGGCAAGTGCCGCGATGTACTACCTCATCAATCACACGGCATGGGATCCGGGCGGGGGCGCCCGGGAGGAACGAGCGAGCATGAGTACCGTCGTCCTCGACAATGTGAGCAAGGTATACCCAGGTGGATACCTCGCGGTCGATCGCCTGAGCCTGCGCGCGGAAAACGGGGAGTTGCTCGTTCTGCTGGGCCCCTCCGGCTGCGGTAAGTCCACGTTGCTCCGGATGATCGCGGGCCTGGAGGAGGTCAGCGAAGGGGACCTGTGGCTGGGTGGCACGCTCGCCAACGACCTGGCTCCCCGCGACCGCGACGTGGCGATGGTCTTCCAGAACGGCGCGCTCTACCCGCACCGGACCGTACGCGGCAACATCGCCTTCCCGCTGGAGATCGCCAAGACCGATCCCACGCTGGTCAGGGAACGCGTGACGGAACTGCCTGCTCGCGGCCACCGTCCGCACCCCGCAGAACCAGTTCATCCTGCTGGACTTCGGCCCGCACCAGATCGTGATCCCCTGGACCGACCCCAGGGCGTACGTCATCTCCCAGTACGTCGGCCACCAGATCATCGTCGGTCCTGCGCCGGCTGATCCCCGGCAACCTATTCGACGAGGACGCCGAGCCGCACGAGGAGCAGGAGCACGTCAGCGGCGGCCACCACCGCCGCGCCGACCTCATCGTCCGCCTCGGCTCCCGCCCGGTCTGGCGGGCCGGCGAGTCCGCCAAGGTGGGTGTCGACGTCACCCGCCTGATGCTCTTCACCATGGACGGCGCCCGCATCGACCCTCCGCAGCGCTGACCCGGAGCGGCCATGGGCCGGGCGGGTGCGCGGCGGGGCTGCGGCGGTCTCCGAGGATTCGAGGCGGCCGTCAGACCGGCCGGATCGTCTGACCGATCCGGTCGAAAAGCTCCTGTTTGCCTTCGACGTCGGTACTGAGCGTGACGATGCAGGTCTTGTTCTCGGTCGGCACGTAGTACTGGGTGCCCTTGACGTCGACGCCGTTGGTCGGGAAGGAGTAGACGATCCGTGCCGCCTCCCTGGAGCCGATGGTCACCTTCCCCGCCGCGATGACCTTGGCCTTGAGCTGCTCCAACTGGGCTCTGGTCTCCTTGATCAGCTGGTCCGTCGAGGTCTGCCGGCCGGCCTGGCAGAAGCCGTTGAGGTTGGTCGGGAACCCGTTCGGGGAGGTCTTGGCCGACTCGGGGTCCGCCGCCCAGATTCCCCTGTTGTCGACCAGGGGCTGCAGGCTCTTCTTGGCCTGCTCCAGAGTGGGGCCGGACAGTCCGCTGTTCTTCAGCCCCTTGTTGAGATCGTCCTTGGTCAGGTCGATCGCGACCCATTCCTTCGGAACCGCGACGCTGACCCCGTTGGCGGGGCCGCCGATCGGTTTGAAACCCTTGGGCACGGGTGCAGCACCGGTGCTCTGCCCCGGAGCGGGGCTCACGGAACCCGGGCTCGTGGCACCTGGGCTCGTGGCACCTGGGCTCGTGGTGGGTTCGGCGCTCCGCCCGGGGCTGGAGTTTCGCGCCGGATCGGCGGGAACCCCGACCCTGGCCGTCCAGTTCCCGCTCCCGCAGGCCGTGCTCGTGCCCAGGCAGAGCCCCAGCAGGCTCGTGGCCACGATGTGGTGGTGCTTAGGCATCAGGCTGCCCTCCTCGCGGACCCGCGAGGGCCCGGTACCGATATGACCTGCTGCTGTCCATCGGGGGGAGAGCTGACGCGGACGTGCGCGCTGGTTACCCGCCTGCCGGGCCGTAGCCGGACGACTTCGACGGAGCCGGTCACGACGGGCGACGTGGCACGGTCACGGGAAGTGGCACCACACCACTTCCCACCTTCTACCCAATATCCGACATATCGGAAACACTCACGCTTGGGAGGTACGCCCCACGATGGAGACGATCTCCAAGACGCGGATGGCACGATCCAGCTCGACGCGGTGGAAGGGCGGGCCGTCGGTGCGGGCAAGAACCAGGTGCATGCTCATCCCGGGCATCGGAATGCTCATCAGCTGGTGATCGCCCGACCCGAGGACTGCGGGTCGTAACGTGGCGAGGTCCGCCGCCTTGACGTCGACGAGACCACCCGCCCCGTCGAGGGCGGACGGCGCCTGCCAGCTGCGGTGGACGAACTCGCCGCTCTCCGACGACATGGTCACCGCCCACTCGGCGCTCACCAGGTCGGGCAGGGCGTCCACGAGGGTGGCCAGCGCCCTGCCCGGATCGGCGGCGACGTACTTGAGCAGGTCGTAGTCCGGCGCGGCGCCGGGGATCTCACGGGTGGGCCAGACACCCTCGACCTTCATCCCCGGGACGCCCGAGAGACGGTCCCTGACCGTCTCGGCGTCCACAGTGCCGGGCCAGGAGACCGTGAAGTCGTCCACCGCCCGGCCGACCTCACGTTCCAGGACCGTCACCTGAAGGATGTCCGCGCCCAGCGCGCCGAGCGCCCGAGCCGCCTGCCCCAGGGCCCCCGGCCTGTCGGGGAAGGAAATACGTAGCCGCAACATCATTGCCGATCACCTCGCTCTGCGCACCACACTGTCCTAGCCAGGTTTCACGAAGGTTCCGGAAAGATGTCCAGAATAAGACCTAGAATGCGTAAAAATCAGGATTGATAAGCTCCGGCGGCGGGGATTCCGGGCAGTGCGGCGCCGGACAGGTCACGGGCCAGGGGCGCGCCTCCGTACCAGGCGGGATCGAGCTTCACACCGCGGCCGAACGCCGGAGAGCCGGGGCTCAGCCGCAGGTCCTTCCGGCTTTTGAAGCGGGGATCGGCCACGATCGACCTGGGACCGAGCTTGAACTTGAGGGAACGGCCCTTGTAGACGCCGGCGTCCTCATCGGCTCCCTTGCCGTCCTCGAAACCCACCTGCCCGCCGACCACGATGACGTTGTTGCGCAGCTTCAGGATGCTCGGCGAGCAACCGTCGTGGCAGGCCCAGCCGAGGGTGCTGCGAGCGGACAGGTAAACCGAGTTGTGCACCGCGATGGTGCCCTTCACCGGCCCGACCGCGTGGCGGGCACCGCGCGTGACGAGGAAGGACGTGCTCTTGCGCGAGGCGGTCACCACGTTGTGGGCGAAGACGTTACCCTCGGCGGTCTTGCCCTTCTGCGCGCCCAGCTCGACGAAGGTCTTGTTCTCCCTGGCCACGTTGTGGGTGATCCGGTTGCGGTCACCGTTGAACACCTCGACGGCGGCGCCGTCGGTGCCGTAGTCCTTGCTGCTCGCGTAGCTGCCGGTGATCAGGTTCCCGGTGACGAGGTTGTCGTCACCGTTGAGCAGCACGCCGAAGGCGCCGGAGTCGTCGTCGCCACCCTCGTCGTTGACGCTCATACGGTTGTTGTCGGTCAGGACACTGTTCTTGACGACGTTGTACGCGCCGAAGAAGTGGACCCCGGTGACGCTACGGTCGGCGATGACGCGGTCGAGTTCGTTACGGCTGCCGCCGACCTCGAAGCCGGCCCACCGGCAGTTGGTGGCCCGCACCCCCACCACCCGCACGTAGGAGCCTGAGATCACCACGCACGCCTCGTCCCTGCCGCTGATCTTCGGGGCCGCGCCCTTGCCGTACGGCTCGACCGAGATGGGACTGGCGGCGGTGCCCCGGCCGGACAGCGTCAACGCGCCCGGCCAGCCACTGCCACGCTTGAGACGCACGATGTCACCGGGGCGCAGGGTGGCGGCGTTGACGTTCTCCAGGCTGCGCCAGGGCGCCGTGGCCGAGGTGCCCGCCGCGGAGTCGTCACCCGCCCTGGAGTCGACGTAGTAAACGGTGCCTGCCGCGGCCACGGTGGCCTCTGGGAGCGCGACGAGCATGCCTCCCACCACGAAAGCCACTGCCACCGGAGTGGCCCACCGTCTCGTCGAGTTCATTCTGGTACTCTCCATCGCCTCACCACGGGTGTGTCAGGCGCAGATCTTCGCACATCCGGGGTTTACTCAGCGATCTGCAAGGGCGGACCCACAGCCGGTCGTTACCTCCGCTTCACCCGCGCGCTCCGGGGCGGTTCGACGGCGTGGATCCCATGGCGGCTCCAGCCGCACAGTGGAACCGGTGCGTCACCGCCCCCACCGGCACCTCTCTGACCCGGTCGAGCAGCTCGGAGTAGGCGTGTTCTCCCGAGGGAGGTGCCGGAGGACCGGCGGGAGGAGGGTCAGGGGAGAAAGGTCGTCAGCGAAGTACCTTGGGGCCGGATCCCGTCGATCCCCTGACGATGAACTCGGGCTGGAAGATCAGTTCGGAGTGCTGTCCCGGGGTGCCGGCGATGGCCTCCAGGAGGGTGTGGACCGCGGAGGTCACCATCGACTGGACCGGCTGGCGCACGGTGGTCAGCGGCGGGTCGGTGAACGCGATCAACGGCGAGTCGTCGAACCCCACCACCGACACCTCCCCCGGCACCGAAAGACCCCGGTCACGACAGGCCCGGATCGCGCCCAGCGCCATCAGGTCCGACGCGCACACGATCCCCGTGCAGCCGCGCTCAAGCAGCTGCGCCGCCGCCGCCTGACCTCCCTCCACGGAGAACAGCGAATGCGAGATCAGCTCGTCGACGTCCGTCGCCCCCAGCAGCTGCGCCATCGCCCGCCGGTACCCCTCGATCTTCCTGATCACCGGCACGAACCGGCGTGGCCCCACGGCCAGGCCGATCCGCTCGTGCCCCAGGTCGACCAGGTGCTGAACCGCCAGCCGTGCCGCGGCCCGGTCGTCAGGAGAGATGAAGGGGGCGGGGACGTCGGCGGCGTGCCCGTTGAGCAGGACGATGGGCACGCCCTGCCCGATCAGCTGGGTGTAGCGGTCCGAACGCGCGGTGACGTCGGCGTGCAGCCCGGAGACGAAGACGATGCCGCTGACCCCGCGCTCCACGAGCAGCTCGGTGAACTCGTCCTCGACCGCGCCGCCGGGCAGCTGGGTGCAGAGCACCGGGGTGTAGCCGTGCTGGGTCAACGTCTTCTCAAACGCCTGGGCGAACGCCGGGAAGATCGGGTTGTCCAGTTCCGG
This window contains:
- the edd gene encoding phosphogluconate dehydratase, which gives rise to MHPVIQEVTDRLAERSRPSRTAYLARLRAEAEAARRRGPARASLGCANLAHGFAGVGESDKRDLRAGVKSGVAIVSSYNDMLSAHQPYETYPAILKAAVRKAGGVAQFAGGVPAMCDGITQGRAGMELSLYSREVIAMATAIALSHDMFDASLMLGVCDKIVPGLLIGALHFGHLPAVFVPAGPMTSGLPNKVKARTRQLFAEGKVGRGELLDAEAKSYHSPGTCTFYGTANSNQVMIEVMGLHLPGSTFVNPHTELREALTKEAGRRAVALTAHGDEYTPVGEVVDEKAIVNACVALLATGGSTNHTMHIVAIAAAAGIELLWDDLAALSKVVPLLTRMYPNGQADVNHFQAAGGMQVLIGDLLDSGLLHGDVLTVAGRGLDHYRSAVELKDGELVWQERTEGSTDLDVLRPVSDAFSADGGIHMLNGNLGRAVSKVSAVKDEHLVIEAPAKVFDDQLELLRAFDAGELDGQDFVAVIRYQGPSANGMPELHKLTPPMAVLLDRGQRVAIVTDGRMSGASGKVPAAIHLSPEAADGGPIALVLDGDPIRLDAAAGTLELLVPADELTARSPHGAPLTDAQWVGTGRELFGAFRHTVGPAERGAGIFALNGYAEAVADGGRA
- a CDS encoding glucokinase — encoded protein: MSLPWLVADVGGTNARFGLVTEPGGQPDTVAVLAGAEHDGLPEAVAAYLADHASGVRPGAACVAIAGPVEGDRYRLTNAGWTGSVRELGIPNAWLLNDFEALAASLPYLRGEDLVCLGGPEPSRGVKAVLGPGTGLGVGGLVPAAEGWVPIPGEGGHVTMPLLDERDHEIVRALRADGLEHVVAEHLLSGPGLSRLHRGLALVRGMNAPRLSASDIVARMDDSLCAQTVEVFCAMLGTFAGNVALTLGARGGIYLGGGVLPRIVDRVRSSDFRRRFEATPTLNDYLSGIATTLIVAPQPALAGAAAWLNQRLSNLEYV
- the eda gene encoding bifunctional 4-hydroxy-2-oxoglutarate aldolase/2-dehydro-3-deoxy-phosphogluconate aldolase, which gives rise to MSSLLDIAPVIPVVVIDDPETAVPLARALVAGGLPVIEVTLRTPAALDAIARIAAEVPEAVIGAGTVRTPADVAASVAAGSAFLVSPGTTPKLVDALEAGGVPFLPGAATASEVMALAERGVTEMKFFPAEAAGGLPYLKALGGPLPQIRFCPTGGIRPATAPEYLALPNVGCVGGTWLTPADALATGDYARIEKLATEAAALRR
- a CDS encoding AAA family ATPase, with the translated sequence MATTPASRSFVEDLHYPAGSLVLLAGLPGAGKSTLLDRLYGLRGDEREPVHAGEVRVVDSRQSRNWWARYLGPIPPRARIPLVHTTHVVRIARALLKGHGVVAHTRGTWPHILYGFAWLARRVGSEIHLILLDVEPGTARDGQFSRGRVVTDTTFARHCRRWRVLIERARSGVLPPATGVTILDRPAADLLRAIRFDERPPTRRDG
- a CDS encoding cupin; the protein is MIDVLALAEEHLALARESAHGRSAHTYLNEGTLRQAVIVLTAGTVLGDHDAPPAASLHVLSGRVQIVEEGQSIELGTGQAAPIPQRRHSLKADEDSAVILTSVVNISE
- a CDS encoding LacI family DNA-binding transcriptional regulator, with amino-acid sequence MDGELAQTSRSRSDGTAIRLADIAAQAGVSEATVSRVLNGKPSVSQATRQAVLAALDLMGYERPQRLRQRSNGLIGLVTPELDNPIFPAFAQAFEKTLTQHGYTPVLCTQLPGGAVEDEFTELLVERGVSGIVFVSGLHADTTAKMDRYTRLAERGLPIVLLDGYSERIDAPFISPDDRAAARLAVQHLVDLGHERIGLAVGPGRFVPVIRKIEGYRRAMAQLLGATDVDELISHSLFSVEGGQAAAAQLLERGCTGIVCASDLMALGVIRACRDRGLSVPGEVSVVGFDDSPLIAFTDPPLTTVRKPIGAMASAAVVTLLEEINGVRAKHVELMFQPELVVRRSTGSGPLVNR
- a CDS encoding ABC transporter ATP-binding protein, whose amino-acid sequence is MSTVVLDNVSKVYPGGYLAVDRLSLRAENGELLVLLGPSGCGKSTLLRMIAGLEEVSEGDLWLGGTLANDLAPRDRDVAMVFQNGALYPHRTVRGNIAFPLEIAKTDPTLVRERVTELPARGHRPHPAEPVHPAGLRPAPDRDPLDRPQGVRHLPVRRPPDHRRSCAG
- a CDS encoding amino acid-binding protein; the encoded protein is MMLRLRISFPDRPGALGQAARALGALGADILQVTVLEREVGRAVDDFTVSWPGTVDAETVRDRLSGVPGMKVEGVWPTREIPGAAPDYDLLKYVAADPGRALATLVDALPDLVSAEWAVTMSSESGEFVHRSWQAPSALDGAGGLVDVKAADLATLRPAVLGSGDHQLMSIPMPGMSMHLVLARTDGPPFHRVELDRAIRVLEIVSIVGRTSQA
- a CDS encoding right-handed parallel beta-helix repeat-containing protein yields the protein MAVAFVVGGMLVALPEATVAAAGTVYYVDSRAGDDSAAGTSATAPWRSLENVNAATLRPGDIVRLKRGSGWPGALTLSGRGTAASPISVEPYGKGAAPKISGRDEACVVISGSYVRVVGVRATNCRWAGFEVGGSRNELDRVIADRSVTGVHFFGAYNVVKNSVLTDNNRMSVNDEGGDDDSGAFGVLLNGDDNLVTGNLITGSYASSKDYGTDGAAVEVFNGDRNRITHNVARENKTFVELGAQKGKTAEGNVFAHNVVTASRKSTSFLVTRGARHAVGPVKGTIAVHNSVYLSARSTLGWACHDGCSPSILKLRNNVIVVGGQVGFEDGKGADEDAGVYKGRSLKFKLGPRSIVADPRFKSRKDLRLSPGSPAFGRGVKLDPAWYGGAPLARDLSGAALPGIPAAGAYQS
- a CDS encoding LacI family DNA-binding transcriptional regulator, producing MTPSVVGPLGNGTARLTDIAAQAGVSEATVSRVLNGKPSVSQATRQAVLTALDLMGYERPQRLRQRSNGLIGLVTPELDNPIFPAFAQAFEKTLTQHGYTPVLCTQLPGGAVEDEFTELLVERGVSGIVFVSGLHADVTARSDRYTQLIGQGVPIVLLNGHAADVPAPFISPDDRAAARLAVQHLVDLGHERIGLAVGPRRFVPVIRKIEGYRRAMAQLLGATDVDELISHSLFSVEGGQAAAAQLLERGCTGIVCASDLMALGAIRACRDRGLSVPGEVSVVGFDDSPLIAFTDPPLTTVRQPVQSMVTSAVHTLLEAIAGTPGQHSELIFQPEFIVRGSTGSGPKVLR